The proteins below come from a single Candidatus Chlamydia sanziniae genomic window:
- the hisS gene encoding histidine--tRNA ligase: protein MTVPLPKGVFDIFPYLTDSKQMWRHTSLWHSVEKTVHEICALYGFYEIRTPTFEKTEVFVHAGEESDVVKKEMYSFLDKKGRSLTLRPEGTAAVVRAFIEHRADQRGDNKFYYLLPMFRYERQQAGRYRQHHQFGVEAIGIKHPLRDVEILALLWDFYTHVGLKHVKMSLNFLGGNTTRQQYNKVLHAYFKKHFQHLSALSQERFTTNILRILDSKEPEDQEIICNAPPILDYLSDTDYQYFHEILDALNFLSIPHDINSRLVRGLDYYSDVVFEATTTFSERSYALGGGGRYDGLIAALGGPPLPACGFGVGLERVIQTLLAQGQIAKKFPCKLRLIPMEIAANKFCLIWAQNLRNHHIPTEIDWSYKKIKAALKAADEEDVSHICLIGKRELVSQQLTIKNMTLHQEFSGSKQEVEQRLFYEIQNTSL from the coding sequence GTGACTGTACCTTTACCAAAAGGGGTTTTTGACATTTTCCCCTATCTTACAGATTCAAAGCAGATGTGGCGACACACATCGCTTTGGCATAGTGTTGAGAAAACCGTACATGAAATTTGTGCTCTCTATGGTTTTTATGAAATTCGCACTCCTACTTTTGAAAAAACAGAAGTATTTGTACATGCAGGAGAAGAAAGCGATGTTGTAAAAAAAGAAATGTACTCTTTTTTAGATAAAAAAGGGCGTTCGCTTACTTTAAGGCCTGAAGGTACCGCAGCTGTTGTACGTGCATTTATTGAACATCGAGCAGACCAAAGGGGAGATAATAAATTTTATTATCTTCTCCCTATGTTTCGTTACGAACGTCAGCAAGCTGGAAGATATCGGCAACACCATCAATTTGGTGTAGAAGCGATCGGAATCAAACATCCCTTGCGCGATGTAGAAATTCTTGCTTTACTTTGGGACTTCTATACTCATGTAGGTCTGAAGCATGTCAAAATGAGCTTGAATTTTTTAGGTGGAAATACCACTAGGCAACAGTACAATAAAGTATTGCACGCGTATTTCAAAAAGCATTTTCAACATTTATCTGCCTTAAGTCAGGAACGATTTACAACAAATATATTACGAATATTAGATTCAAAAGAACCCGAAGATCAAGAGATTATTTGTAATGCACCCCCGATTCTAGACTATCTCTCAGATACAGATTATCAATACTTTCATGAAATTTTAGATGCTTTAAACTTCCTGAGTATTCCACATGACATTAATTCTCGTTTAGTTCGTGGATTGGATTACTACTCTGATGTTGTATTTGAGGCAACCACAACCTTCTCAGAGCGCTCCTACGCCCTGGGAGGAGGGGGACGCTATGATGGGTTGATAGCAGCTCTCGGAGGTCCGCCCCTGCCTGCATGTGGTTTTGGTGTAGGGCTTGAAAGAGTGATTCAAACCTTATTAGCTCAGGGGCAAATTGCCAAGAAATTTCCTTGTAAGCTACGTCTCATTCCCATGGAAATAGCAGCAAATAAGTTTTGTCTTATCTGGGCGCAAAATTTGCGGAATCACCATATACCTACAGAAATCGATTGGTCTTACAAAAAGATAAAAGCTGCTTTAAAAGCAGCGGATGAAGAAGATGTTTCGCATATCTGCCTAATTGGTAAACGAGAGCTAGTTTCCCAACAATTGACTATTAAAAATATGACTCTACATCAAGAATTTTCTGGGTCGAAACAAGAGGTAGAGCAAAGGTTATTTTATGAAATACAGAACACATCGTTGTAA
- the pgtP gene encoding MFS transporter: MNIWTKFFQPPKHIKELEDPALIKKQYKYWRIRIFYSMFVGYIFYYFTRKSFTFAMPTLMTNLGFDKAQLGIIGSTLYITYGISKFVSGVISDQSNPRYFMALGLIITGVTNILFGMSSSIIFFALWWGLNGWFQGWGWPPCARLLTHWYAKSERGTWWSVWSTSHNIGGALIPILTGFVIDYCGWRGAMFIPGILCIGMGLILMNRLRDTPQSLGLPSIEKYKRHFHHHLQQNAHTSNVPAKKEVEQELSTREILFTHVLSNKWLWLLALASFFIYIVRMAVNDWSALFLIETKRYAAVTANFCVSLFEIGGLFGMLLAGWLSDKISKGNRGPMNVVFSLGLLFAIVGMWYGRSHIAWWLDGTLLFIIGFFLFGPQMMIGLAAAELSHKKAAGTASGFTGWFAYFGAAFAGYPLGKIAQDWGWQGFFVALLSCAFIALILFLPTWSATDKNLSNKT; the protein is encoded by the coding sequence ATGAATATTTGGACTAAATTCTTCCAACCTCCCAAGCATATTAAAGAACTCGAAGATCCTGCTCTCATTAAAAAGCAATACAAGTACTGGAGAATTCGCATTTTCTACAGCATGTTCGTTGGGTATATTTTCTATTATTTCACGAGAAAGAGTTTCACCTTTGCCATGCCGACATTGATGACAAACCTGGGATTTGATAAAGCCCAGCTGGGCATTATAGGGAGTACTTTATATATCACGTATGGGATTAGTAAATTTGTTAGTGGTGTCATTTCAGACCAATCTAATCCCAGATATTTTATGGCTTTGGGTTTAATTATTACTGGGGTTACCAACATCTTGTTTGGGATGTCTTCTTCTATTATTTTCTTTGCACTTTGGTGGGGTCTTAATGGATGGTTTCAAGGTTGGGGTTGGCCGCCCTGTGCTCGTCTTTTAACGCACTGGTATGCAAAATCTGAGCGAGGCACATGGTGGAGTGTATGGAGTACTTCGCACAATATTGGTGGAGCGTTAATTCCAATTCTTACTGGTTTTGTAATTGATTACTGTGGATGGCGAGGAGCAATGTTTATCCCTGGCATTCTCTGCATTGGCATGGGATTAATATTAATGAATCGCCTTCGAGATACTCCCCAATCTTTAGGGCTTCCCTCTATAGAAAAATATAAGCGTCATTTCCATCATCATCTTCAACAAAATGCACATACATCCAATGTTCCGGCTAAAAAAGAAGTAGAGCAAGAATTATCAACCCGAGAAATTCTTTTTACACACGTTTTATCTAATAAATGGCTTTGGCTTTTAGCCCTGGCTTCCTTCTTTATTTACATTGTTCGAATGGCTGTGAATGACTGGAGTGCTCTTTTTCTGATAGAAACAAAACGTTATGCTGCTGTGACTGCAAATTTTTGTGTTTCGTTATTTGAAATTGGAGGTTTGTTTGGTATGTTACTGGCAGGTTGGCTATCTGACAAAATATCCAAAGGCAATCGCGGTCCTATGAATGTAGTATTTTCTTTAGGATTGTTGTTTGCAATTGTAGGTATGTGGTATGGCCGTTCACATATTGCATGGTGGTTAGACGGCACCTTACTTTTCATCATTGGCTTTTTCTTATTTGGGCCGCAAATGATGATTGGGCTTGCTGCTGCAGAGCTTTCACATAAAAAAGCTGCGGGAACTGCAAGTGGTTTTACAGGTTGGTTTGCTTATTTTGGAGCAGCATTTGCAGGATATCCTTTAGGGAAAATTGCTCAAGACTGGGGGTGGCAAGGCTTTTTCGTAGCTCTATTGTCTTGTGCATTCATAGCTCTAATTCTCTTTCTACCTACATGGAGTGCTACAGACAAAAATCTGAGCAATAAAACTTAG
- the dnaE gene encoding DNA polymerase III subunit alpha: MTWIPLHCHSQYSILDATSPIKEFVAKAKEYAIPALALTDHGNLYGAIEFYKECIQQEIKPIIGCECYIAPGSRFDKKREKRSRVANHLILLCKNEHGYRNLCILTSLAFTEGFYYFPRIDKELLSQHSEGLICLSSCLAGSVAEAAVKSEEALYQELRWYQNLFKDDYFTEIQLHKSSEEKILGFNEEWLKQEYYNLIEKQMRVNTAVLEASKNLGIATVATNDIHYIHAEDWRAHEILLNVQSGETIRIAKQNTHIPNPKRKVYYSREYYFKSPQQMTTLFSNVSEVISNTLEVAERCNFTFDFSKKHYPIYVPDSLKEQQNYTEEDRYQASAAFLRRLSEEGLTTKYTSEVLAHIAKKFPNKNPIELIKERMEMEMSIIIPKGMCDYLLIVWDIIHWAKAHGIPVGPGRGSGAGSVILFLLGITEIEPIRFDLFFERFINPERLSYPDIDIDICMAGREHVLNYAIERHGKDNVAQIITFGTMKAKMAVKDVGRTLDMPLSKVNYIAKHIPELNTTLAKALETDSDLHQLYIDDSESAQVLDMAMQLEGSIRNTGVHAAGVIICGERLTNHIPICISKDSTMITTQYSMKPVESVGMLKIDFLGLKTLTGIHIAMSAIQKKMGKALTMSSLPLDDKTTFALLHQGKTMGIFQMESKGMQELARNLRPDLFEEIIAIGALYRPGPMDMIPSFINRKHGKEVIEYDHTLMEPILKETYGIMVYQEQVMQIAGALASYSLGEGDVLRRAMGKKDIQQMEKERAKFCERACNNGIDPNVATTIFDKMEKFASYGFNKSHAAAYGLITYTTAYLKANYPKEWLAALLTCDSDDIEKVGKLIREAQSMGIRILPPDINVSGNNFVATEDGIRFAIGAIKGIGKGLVESIVEERELRGLYQSVQDFIQRSDFKKVSKKNIESLIDAGCFDCFETNRDVVLHSIETLYDGIAKERKEAATGVMTFFSLDTMNQQNMIPACSPKNIVFRSKKEILKKEKELLGIYLTEHPMDTVREILPSLSVVSPTEFENLPHNSVVRTIFIIDKITTKISSKGQRKFAVLRVSDGIDAYELPIWPEMYEEKQELLEEDRLIYAILVLDKRSDSLRASCRWMTDLSTVNEDIIQKCDEAFDKVKSQVQKIMSHTTASGKEAGNNIVKSVATVKSMHVTPLTLFLDLKELRHSHICLLKQIIRKYPGSRTLLLVFTQNDERIASISPDTEYFVSEDITLFRQELERLDLPIHVFTI; the protein is encoded by the coding sequence TTGACTTGGATACCTCTTCATTGCCATTCGCAATATTCTATTCTTGATGCAACGAGTCCTATCAAGGAATTTGTAGCCAAAGCAAAAGAATATGCCATTCCAGCTCTTGCTTTAACAGACCATGGCAATCTATATGGTGCCATAGAATTTTATAAGGAGTGTATCCAACAAGAGATCAAACCTATTATTGGGTGTGAATGTTACATAGCTCCGGGATCTCGTTTTGATAAGAAAAGAGAAAAACGTAGTCGCGTAGCAAATCATCTTATTCTGCTGTGTAAAAATGAGCATGGGTACCGCAATCTTTGTATTTTAACTTCTTTAGCATTTACAGAAGGATTTTATTATTTTCCTAGAATAGATAAAGAACTTCTCAGTCAACATTCTGAAGGACTCATTTGTTTGTCTTCCTGTCTAGCAGGATCTGTAGCAGAGGCTGCTGTAAAATCTGAAGAAGCACTCTATCAAGAGTTACGGTGGTACCAAAATTTATTTAAAGATGATTATTTTACAGAAATACAATTACATAAGTCATCTGAAGAAAAGATTCTTGGCTTCAATGAAGAGTGGCTCAAACAAGAGTATTACAATCTGATAGAAAAGCAGATGCGAGTCAATACTGCTGTTTTAGAAGCGAGCAAGAACTTGGGCATAGCTACTGTAGCAACGAATGATATTCATTATATTCATGCTGAAGATTGGCGCGCTCATGAAATTCTTCTCAATGTTCAGTCTGGGGAAACCATAAGGATTGCTAAGCAGAACACGCACATTCCTAATCCGAAAAGAAAAGTGTATTATAGTAGGGAATACTACTTTAAATCTCCACAGCAGATGACAACACTATTTTCTAATGTATCTGAGGTGATTTCCAACACATTAGAAGTGGCAGAGCGTTGTAATTTTACTTTTGATTTTTCCAAGAAACATTATCCGATTTATGTTCCTGATTCTTTAAAAGAACAGCAGAACTATACAGAAGAGGACCGCTATCAAGCTTCTGCAGCTTTCTTACGACGACTTTCTGAAGAAGGGTTAACAACAAAGTATACTTCTGAAGTCCTTGCGCACATTGCGAAAAAATTTCCTAACAAAAATCCTATAGAACTTATCAAAGAAAGAATGGAAATGGAGATGTCCATCATCATTCCTAAGGGCATGTGTGATTATCTTCTTATTGTTTGGGATATTATTCACTGGGCGAAAGCTCATGGCATTCCTGTAGGTCCGGGGCGAGGGTCTGGAGCTGGGTCTGTAATATTATTTCTCTTAGGAATTACAGAAATTGAGCCCATACGATTTGATTTGTTTTTTGAGAGATTTATCAATCCTGAGCGTTTATCTTATCCAGATATTGATATCGATATTTGTATGGCGGGTCGTGAGCATGTGCTTAACTATGCTATTGAACGTCATGGGAAGGACAATGTTGCACAAATCATTACCTTTGGTACGATGAAAGCTAAAATGGCTGTTAAGGACGTGGGAAGAACTTTGGACATGCCGCTTTCAAAGGTGAATTACATTGCGAAGCATATTCCCGAACTCAATACTACACTAGCGAAAGCTTTAGAGACAGATTCTGATTTACATCAGCTCTACATCGATGATTCAGAATCAGCACAAGTTCTCGATATGGCGATGCAACTTGAGGGTTCTATACGCAATACAGGAGTGCACGCAGCAGGAGTGATTATTTGCGGAGAGCGATTGACAAATCATATTCCTATTTGCATCTCTAAAGATTCTACTATGATCACGACACAATATTCCATGAAGCCGGTGGAAAGTGTGGGAATGCTGAAGATTGATTTTCTAGGGTTAAAAACACTCACAGGAATTCATATTGCTATGTCAGCAATTCAGAAAAAAATGGGCAAAGCTCTAACTATGTCGAGTCTTCCCTTAGATGATAAAACAACATTTGCGCTTTTACATCAGGGGAAAACTATGGGAATCTTTCAAATGGAATCTAAGGGCATGCAAGAACTTGCAAGAAATCTTCGTCCAGATTTGTTTGAGGAAATTATTGCTATTGGTGCACTGTATCGTCCTGGTCCGATGGATATGATTCCTTCTTTTATTAATCGAAAGCATGGGAAAGAAGTCATTGAGTATGATCATACTCTTATGGAGCCTATTCTTAAAGAAACCTATGGCATTATGGTCTATCAAGAACAAGTGATGCAGATCGCAGGTGCATTAGCAAGCTACTCTTTAGGAGAGGGCGATGTCTTACGGCGTGCTATGGGGAAAAAAGACATTCAACAAATGGAGAAGGAGCGAGCAAAATTTTGCGAACGCGCGTGTAATAATGGTATCGATCCTAATGTAGCCACAACGATTTTTGATAAGATGGAGAAATTTGCCTCTTATGGCTTCAATAAATCTCATGCAGCTGCTTACGGGTTAATTACCTATACAACAGCTTATCTTAAAGCCAACTATCCTAAGGAATGGTTAGCAGCTCTTCTTACTTGTGACTCCGATGATATTGAAAAAGTAGGGAAATTAATACGTGAAGCTCAAAGTATGGGGATTCGCATTCTTCCTCCGGACATTAATGTCTCTGGGAATAACTTTGTTGCTACAGAAGACGGGATTCGCTTTGCTATAGGAGCAATTAAAGGTATTGGGAAAGGTCTTGTTGAAAGTATTGTAGAAGAGCGTGAACTTCGTGGTCTTTACCAAAGTGTACAAGATTTTATACAACGCTCTGATTTTAAAAAAGTTTCTAAAAAAAATATAGAGAGTTTAATCGATGCGGGTTGCTTTGATTGTTTTGAGACTAACCGAGATGTTGTACTGCACTCTATAGAGACTTTGTATGATGGTATTGCCAAGGAAAGGAAAGAAGCTGCGACAGGAGTGATGACTTTTTTTTCTTTAGACACTATGAATCAACAGAATATGATTCCGGCATGTTCACCAAAAAATATTGTTTTTAGATCAAAAAAAGAAATTTTGAAGAAAGAGAAAGAATTGTTAGGGATCTATCTTACAGAGCATCCTATGGATACTGTGAGGGAGATTCTTCCTAGTCTTTCTGTTGTATCTCCTACTGAATTTGAAAACTTGCCTCATAATTCTGTTGTACGTACTATTTTTATAATTGACAAGATTACGACAAAGATCTCTTCAAAAGGGCAAAGAAAGTTTGCTGTGCTTCGAGTGAGCGATGGTATAGATGCTTACGAATTGCCTATATGGCCAGAAATGTATGAAGAAAAACAAGAACTCCTAGAAGAAGATCGTCTTATTTATGCTATTCTTGTTTTAGATAAACGTAGCGACTCTTTACGAGCATCTTGTCGCTGGATGACAGATCTTTCTACAGTAAATGAAGACATTATACAAAAATGTGATGAAGCTTTTGATAAAGTAAAAAGTCAGGTACAAAAAATCATGTCCCATACCACGGCCTCTGGTAAAGAAGCAGGGAACAACATAGTCAAGTCTGTTGCAACTGTAAAATCCATGCATGTCACTCCGCTGACTTTATTTTTGGATCTTAAAGAATTGAGACACAGCCATATCTGTCTCCTCAAGCAAATCATTCGTAAGTATCCTGGATCACGAACACTCTTACTAGTGTTTACACAAAACGATGAACGGATAGCTTCTATTTCTCCTGATACAGAATATTTTGTATCTGAGGATATTACTTTATTCCGTCAAGAGCTTGAAAGACTTGATCTACCTATACATGTATTTACAATATAG
- a CDS encoding tetratricopeptide repeat protein, whose product MRIALSFFFLFVFISSGCYARPISFEPFAGKFSPQKFKPQHSAEEYFAQGQAFLEQGFYRKALLCFGMIKHHFPKETLYSRALYLLGVCYFKQDQPDLANKAFSVYLQHPHAEYTEDLFAMKYAIAQSFARGKRKRVFLLEGFPKLKNADEDALHIYDEILTAFPNQDLGACALYNKADLLIIKKEFAEAIKTLKKLTLQFPLHPLSPEAFVRLSEIYLQQAQKEPQNVQYLHLAKLNEEAMKKQHPNHPRNEVTAANVRAMCEGYVLGLYSTGRFYEKKKKPEAAAIYYTTALESYPETSLIAKCQKRLLRISKHLS is encoded by the coding sequence ATGAGAATTGCTCTATCGTTTTTTTTTCTTTTTGTTTTTATAAGTTCTGGATGCTACGCGCGACCGATTTCTTTTGAACCTTTTGCGGGTAAGTTTTCGCCACAAAAATTTAAGCCCCAACATTCGGCGGAAGAATATTTCGCACAAGGGCAAGCTTTCCTTGAGCAAGGGTTCTATAGAAAAGCCTTATTATGTTTTGGTATGATCAAGCACCACTTTCCTAAAGAGACTCTGTATAGCCGTGCTTTATATCTGTTGGGGGTATGTTACTTTAAACAGGACCAGCCTGACTTGGCGAACAAGGCATTTTCTGTCTATTTGCAACATCCCCATGCGGAATATACTGAAGATCTCTTTGCTATGAAGTATGCTATTGCTCAAAGTTTTGCTAGAGGAAAGCGTAAGCGCGTGTTTCTTTTGGAAGGTTTTCCTAAATTAAAAAATGCCGATGAAGATGCTCTTCATATTTACGATGAGATTTTGACAGCTTTTCCTAACCAAGATCTAGGAGCGTGTGCACTTTATAACAAAGCAGACTTACTTATCATAAAAAAAGAATTTGCTGAAGCAATTAAAACCTTGAAAAAACTTACTTTACAGTTTCCTCTCCATCCTCTATCTCCCGAAGCTTTTGTGCGTTTATCAGAAATTTATCTCCAGCAAGCACAAAAAGAACCCCAGAATGTGCAATACTTACATTTAGCAAAGCTCAATGAAGAGGCGATGAAAAAGCAACATCCCAACCACCCACGTAATGAGGTCACCGCGGCCAATGTCCGTGCTATGTGTGAGGGTTATGTTCTTGGATTGTATTCTACAGGTCGTTTTTATGAAAAGAAGAAGAAGCCTGAAGCTGCAGCGATTTATTACACTACAGCATTAGAAAGCTATCCTGAGACTTCTTTAATAGCTAAATGCCAAAAACGTCTGCTTAGAATATCTAAGCATCTTTCCTAA
- a CDS encoding lipopolysaccharide-assembly family protein yields the protein MRLRPVGLTCLFILSLSGCCGYTVLRSFHQLSSLGKSLCSEKIFIAPINEDAQGQLISALTYELNKRSFPVSGRERCAGYILKVELLNEVDENIGFTYAPSKLEDKTPRHFIISNEGQLSLSAKIQLICSQTGEIIIDRCLSRESVAFDFEPDLGIVNAHQFGLGQFEMHCEAIKSAWCTLYISLAETIVQQVYYDLF from the coding sequence ATGAGATTACGCCCTGTAGGTTTAACCTGCCTTTTCATTTTATCCCTTTCAGGGTGTTGTGGTTACACCGTTTTACGTTCATTTCATCAGCTTTCTTCTTTAGGGAAGTCTCTTTGTTCCGAAAAGATTTTTATTGCTCCTATAAACGAAGACGCACAAGGACAACTTATCTCTGCTCTTACCTATGAACTCAATAAACGATCTTTTCCGGTTTCTGGAAGGGAAAGATGTGCGGGTTACATTCTTAAAGTAGAACTTTTGAATGAAGTTGACGAGAATATAGGTTTTACATATGCCCCAAGTAAACTCGAAGACAAAACTCCTAGGCATTTCATCATTTCAAACGAAGGGCAACTCTCACTTTCTGCGAAAATCCAGTTGATCTGTAGCCAAACAGGAGAAATTATTATTGACCGGTGTTTATCTCGGGAATCCGTGGCTTTTGATTTTGAACCTGATTTAGGGATTGTGAATGCCCACCAATTTGGATTAGGCCAGTTTGAGATGCACTGTGAAGCTATAAAAAGTGCGTGGTGTACACTGTACATAAGTTTAGCTGAGACGATTGTTCAACAGGTATACTATGATCTCTTTTGA
- a CDS encoding ATP-binding protein — translation MISFEGEIIFPAVLSELHNMLDLIKRIGKQLQFPREKLLKLELACEELLVNIISYAYQNEAIPGTITISCFENPKSLEVIIKDHGASFNPLATLINVQEHLPLEERKLGGLGIFLAKNSVDEFHYAREGKNNVVYLKMHKS, via the coding sequence ATGATCTCTTTTGAAGGAGAAATTATCTTTCCTGCCGTACTTAGCGAGCTTCACAACATGCTAGATTTAATTAAGCGTATAGGAAAGCAATTACAATTTCCTCGTGAAAAATTACTCAAGCTTGAATTAGCCTGTGAGGAACTCTTGGTAAATATTATTTCTTACGCTTACCAAAATGAGGCTATCCCAGGAACCATAACGATTTCTTGTTTTGAAAATCCTAAAAGCTTAGAAGTCATTATTAAAGATCACGGTGCGTCATTTAATCCCTTAGCAACTCTTATCAATGTACAAGAACATCTTCCTTTAGAAGAGCGTAAATTGGGAGGATTGGGCATTTTTTTAGCTAAAAATTCTGTTGATGAATTTCACTATGCTAGGGAAGGGAAAAACAATGTTGTCTATCTCAAAATGCACAAAAGTTAA
- a CDS encoding D-alanyl-D-alanine carboxypeptidase family protein, which yields MRVTFFKYGLIILCGWFLIFPSLYADLVFPEVRGATAAVIDVDTGKVFYNKDIDTRIYPASMTKIATALFILKQYPEVLDRLVTVKKDAIASITPQAKKQSGYRSPPHWLETDGMTIQLQQKEELLGWDLFHALLIYSANDAANALAIACCSSVGQFMEQLNTFLKEIGCYNTHFNNPHGLHHPNHFTTTRDLACIMRHALKEAKFRQVIATRNYKMATTNLHAERNLFPTNKLILPGSTYYYSAALGGKTGTTKDAGKNLIMAAQKKGRSIVTIATGYFGPVGELYQDIIALCETLFNEPLLRRYLIPPLNHYVLPLGKLGKIAISLPEGIYYDFYPSEGEEPVSVSFVPSVQTFPVQQGELLGHWIFYDTTDKQLALQPLYAPYTLLPTMLQNLQMYSKRVASSYRTYIIIAVVYLYIRRVQLRRRKASKYCA from the coding sequence ATGCGAGTAACTTTTTTCAAATACGGACTTATAATCTTATGTGGGTGGTTCCTGATATTTCCTTCTTTATACGCTGATCTTGTCTTTCCTGAAGTACGAGGAGCTACAGCAGCTGTTATTGACGTAGATACAGGTAAGGTGTTCTATAATAAAGATATCGATACTAGGATTTATCCTGCGAGTATGACGAAGATTGCGACAGCTTTGTTTATCTTAAAACAGTATCCAGAAGTACTCGATCGCTTAGTTACTGTGAAGAAGGACGCTATAGCTTCTATTACTCCTCAAGCAAAAAAGCAGTCTGGCTATCGCAGTCCACCGCATTGGCTGGAAACCGATGGAATGACGATTCAGCTTCAGCAGAAAGAAGAGCTTCTAGGTTGGGATTTATTTCATGCCCTACTTATATATTCAGCCAATGATGCTGCAAATGCATTAGCTATAGCCTGTTGCAGTTCTGTAGGACAGTTCATGGAACAACTCAATACCTTTTTAAAAGAAATTGGATGTTACAACACGCACTTTAATAACCCTCATGGACTACATCACCCGAATCATTTCACGACAACTCGCGATCTGGCTTGTATCATGCGTCATGCTTTGAAAGAGGCTAAGTTCCGGCAAGTCATTGCTACAAGAAACTATAAAATGGCTACTACAAATCTCCATGCTGAGCGAAACCTTTTCCCAACGAACAAGTTGATTCTTCCAGGGTCTACTTACTACTACTCTGCAGCTCTAGGGGGGAAAACAGGCACAACAAAAGACGCAGGAAAAAATCTCATTATGGCAGCACAGAAGAAAGGCCGCTCTATTGTGACTATTGCGACAGGCTACTTTGGACCTGTAGGAGAGCTGTATCAAGATATTATTGCCTTATGTGAGACTCTCTTCAATGAACCTTTATTACGGAGATATCTCATTCCTCCATTGAATCATTATGTCCTTCCCCTAGGAAAATTGGGCAAAATCGCTATCTCTCTTCCTGAGGGGATCTATTATGACTTTTATCCCTCAGAGGGTGAGGAACCTGTTTCTGTATCTTTTGTTCCTTCTGTTCAAACATTTCCTGTGCAACAAGGGGAGCTTTTAGGGCACTGGATTTTCTATGATACTACAGATAAGCAACTTGCCTTACAACCTTTGTATGCGCCGTATACTCTCCTACCGACAATGTTACAAAATCTTCAAATGTATAGTAAGCGGGTAGCATCTTCTTACAGGACTTACATCATTATTGCTGTCGTGTATCTTTATATTCGTAGAGTACAACTACGTCGCCGTAAAGCTTCCAAGTACTGTGCATAA
- a CDS encoding RsmB/NOP family class I SAM-dependent RNA methyltransferase, which produces MVPFRQYHAYQLLKQLYTSPISETDRVTYYFKQHRALGSKDRQWIRDLVFAIIRHRRFLEVLITQSRRQISPETLVAQVETGVLENVDSYHQIPWFVRYSISDDLAQNLIQNYGEEKAEKLAKLWLTEAPITIRVNTQKISVNELQQKLEYPSFRGAVPEALYFTKRFPLQSTQEFQQGMFEVQDENSQRVAQDIPITKKDVVLDFCAGAGGKSLIFAQKAKHLVLNDTRKTVLQEAKHRLLRAGARNFSLAGSHLRKGSFSVVVVDAPCSGCGVFRRHPEKKLQFSQKLLNNYIRVQRNILKEAIPYVHAEGFLVYITCSLLKAENEEHILYMRSQGWQEVKKSFFPLENGQGDAFFAAYFKKI; this is translated from the coding sequence ATGGTTCCTTTCCGTCAGTATCATGCATATCAGTTGCTTAAGCAATTGTACACATCCCCTATTTCCGAAACAGATAGAGTCACCTATTATTTTAAACAACATCGTGCTTTGGGCTCTAAAGATCGCCAGTGGATTCGTGATCTCGTTTTTGCAATTATACGGCATCGCCGCTTTCTTGAAGTGTTGATCACTCAGTCGAGAAGGCAAATTTCTCCCGAGACCTTAGTGGCTCAAGTAGAGACGGGTGTGCTAGAAAATGTAGACAGCTACCATCAAATCCCCTGGTTTGTCAGGTATTCTATATCCGATGATCTTGCCCAAAATCTTATTCAGAATTATGGAGAAGAAAAAGCAGAAAAGCTGGCAAAACTATGGCTAACAGAAGCTCCCATAACAATTCGTGTAAATACACAAAAAATTTCTGTAAATGAGTTACAACAAAAATTAGAGTACCCGAGTTTTCGCGGTGCGGTTCCCGAGGCTTTGTATTTCACAAAGCGGTTTCCTCTGCAATCTACACAAGAGTTTCAACAAGGCATGTTTGAAGTTCAAGATGAGAATTCACAAAGGGTGGCTCAAGATATCCCAATAACGAAAAAAGATGTGGTGTTGGATTTCTGCGCTGGAGCCGGAGGAAAGAGTTTAATCTTCGCACAAAAGGCAAAACATCTAGTTTTAAATGATACACGTAAAACTGTTTTACAAGAAGCAAAGCATCGTCTCTTACGCGCAGGAGCTCGGAATTTTTCCCTTGCAGGTTCTCATCTTCGCAAGGGCTCATTTTCTGTTGTTGTCGTAGATGCCCCTTGTTCAGGGTGCGGCGTTTTCCGTCGCCATCCCGAAAAGAAATTACAATTCTCACAAAAATTGCTCAATAATTACATCCGCGTACAAAGAAATATTTTAAAAGAAGCCATTCCCTACGTACACGCTGAAGGTTTTCTCGTCTATATCACGTGTTCTCTTCTTAAAGCAGAGAATGAAGAGCACATCTTGTATATGCGTTCTCAAGGATGGCAAGAAGTAAAAAAGAGCTTTTTCCCTTTAGAAAATGGTCAAGGGGATGCTTTTTTTGCTGCTTATTTTAAAAAAATATAG